Within Bactrocera oleae isolate idBacOlea1 chromosome 6, idBacOlea1, whole genome shotgun sequence, the genomic segment ATAAAactcgaaaatattttactagATGGACAGGGGCACATAGTGTTGGCCGATTTTggtttatcaaaaattttcgaacCCGATTCGGATCATCGTGCGCACAGCTTCTGTGGTACACTAGAATACATGGCGCCaggtatatatacagacgacgcatacttatatttatatttttaaatagcttATTAGTAATTTCCATCGTCTTCGTTTTAGAAATCATACGCGCTGGTGCTACTGGACATGATCTCGCTGCCGATTGGTGGTCTGTGGGCGTACTCACATATGAATTGCTCACTGGCGCTTCGCCTTTTACCGTTGTCGAACAACAAAACTCTCAAGTCGACATTTCACGTCGCATACAAAAAGTCGACCCAGTGCTGCCATCCACATTGAATGATACAGTCAAAGACTTTATACTGAAAATGTTACATAAGGATCCCAAAAAGCGTCTAGGTGagttttacaaacaaaattaaaactaaaaatttaatatacatacatatacatatgtatatgtaattgtaAAGTATACTTAGCGTTAAAGcagtaaacaaaaaaacttcaaataaattgaatttttttttgttttttttgaaaacgaaaaatctACATAAAAAGCAttgtctaaattaaaaaaaaaattaaagtaattttttttattaaattttaattttgtctaatgttaataaaaaatatttacatatttccagGCGGTAACAATAAAAATGCTGCCGAAATCAAAAAGCATGCCTTCTTCAAAGGTATCGACTGGGATGAGTTGAAGAGTAAAAGACGAAAAGCGCCCTTCAAACCCAATTTAGATAGTGAAGATGACACACAAAATTTTAGCGAGGAATTTACCAAACAACCAGTGATTGATTCTCCAGCTCCGGTTCCTGTTAATACGCATAGATTGTTCCGCGGCTACTCATATGTGGCGCCGCAACACTTGAAATCGCGCAAAGTGCCGCAAAACGTTTATGACGTTGAGTATTGCAAAGAGCCGGTGATGGTAAGAGCccacatgtttaaatttatatatttcaaatttatttaccaCGCACTAATCTTTTTAGAATCCAAAAAACAGTCCGCCCACACTTCAATTGGGTAGCGTTTTGAGCAATGGCAGCTTCGGCAGCTGCTACACACTAACTGACACCGAAAAGCATTGTAATCACGTGGCTAAAGTGGTGCCAGAAAAACTATATCGCCCTGCGGAAGTAGATGCCTTGAGATCCTGTAATCATcggaatatttgtaaatatattgatACATACCGTAATGGCTCGAGCATTTGGATTGTGATGGAGCATGTGGCTGGTGGTGAATTGCAACAGTTGGTACATGCGTCTGGTGGTCTCTCTGAGTCACAATGCTGTGATATTTTCCTACAAATTTGTGATGCTGTGCAATATTTGCACTCAAAGAATTTCATACATGGCGATATAAAaccggaaaatatattatttaccgATACGCAAATGAAACGTATCAAATTGGTCGATTTCGGTTCAGCCAGGTGAGTTTACGAagatattgttattgcaaatttttattgattttaatttattttttttattttaattttcagctACAACTCCAAGGCCGACACTTGGCAAGATGTGCCTCGTTATACACTCGATTATGCACCGCCAGAAAGTCTTGCAGATCCACAATGCACAACGTACTCCAAAGCCTATGACGTGTGGTGTCTCGGCGCAACACTTTACGCCATGTACATGGGTCATCCGCCATTCAGACGCAGTCAAAATGAGCAAATACATGAACGTGTCGTGAGACAGCGCATAATAGATGTTGAAATGCAAACCAAATCGCCGCGTTGGAAGAATGCCAAACCTGCATTGAGACAACTAATTGTCGACTTTTGTTTGCAACGTGAGTCCGTGAAACGTGCGTCCGTTGAAGGATTGCTTGGACATCAGTTCCTGTTCGCGAAATTCGATGAACTGCAAAAGGTGCTGTGTCGTTTGAATCGCCAACGATCAGAAGAAGTTGAAAACTCTGCTGATGAGAATGATGATGCTGAGGAAGTGGTGGCCACAGAAAGGGATGAGGTTGTGGCGGTAGCCGAACTGACGGAAGAATGTGCTGTCGTGACGACTGTAGATGAACTCGTAGGCTATAATATGAGCGTGGAGGGTGCTGATGCAAATATGGTGTATGAAGATATAGAGAGTGTTAGTGCTGAAAGGAATGAAGTGGTTGAAGAGGAGGAAGAAGAAGTTGGCGAAATAGAAGAACAGCAACCAGCCGTGCTGGAAGCTGATGAACTGGACAACTATAAGGAATGGCAAAAACAGCAGGCACAACAACAAGCCAACTCATCGCACGAATCCGATACGCAATCGATACACAACCGTCTCGAGTCTGAAGGTGACACAACCAGCGGTCTAGGACGTAGTAAATCCTCTGATCACACACTAATCGAACGCCAAACATTAAGTGTAAATAGTTTGAATGGGCTGGAAGCAAGTGGAGAACCAATTGAGTGCGGTGAACTCATTGAACTTGAGTGTGTTACTAGCGAAAAGACTGTAAGCGCCGACGAACTGAACGATAGCATGCTAGAGGATGAAGTGGAAGTGAATGAATTTGCTGGTTTCGACGAAGACGAAATTATAGAACGTAAAATTAACTATATTGATATACTACTAGCACAGATTGAGCAGAATAAGACTGCTACAGTTGATATTGACGAGAATCAATCAATAGAAAATGTGGCAGAGCCAATGAAGACTGAACCAGTCGTTGAAAAGACAAATGGAGATATAAGTGCAATTAAGAAAAGCGCTGGtattaaagctaagaaagcgttTAGCGAACTGAAA encodes:
- the JIL-1 gene encoding chromosomal serine/threonine-protein kinase JIL-1, producing MSRYYTNNTGGSSTKALNLTASATVKKMSTRRQAEHESGFYEQSTDDTHFTSGGGGGKRTRQSSTEQHMNGGRSKRQKVNTGTANSTTLPAGAHMAVHTQSKYTRQGAITTNNKQDQRNQYYINNNNNGSKRYAQPQMPQQQQQQSQHQQVSSSTSNKKTTASNNNNNNINNNKNTYYVQLTAKMNALPVAETIEVPDSSDSDNDDKANRKANGGGASSGMPTLIVSGSSSSNSNSQLAASHSQQQHLQNKYKHEQQHHQQQQQQQQQQQMSVNGASSSGQVSSKNRESNRKAELANGNNNAELERMQREIEEVTQVHTKCTATEEEKVNLSHFKLIRVLGTGAYGKVFLVRKIGGDDDMTLYAMKVLKKDTVVQKKKTAEHTTTERQVLEAIQQSPFLVGMHYAFQTDSKLYLILDYVSGGELFTHLYTAEYFSVATVRIYIAEVVLALEHLHKLGIIYRDIKLENILLDGQGHIVLADFGLSKIFEPDSDHRAHSFCGTLEYMAPEIIRAGATGHDLAADWWSVGVLTYELLTGASPFTVVEQQNSQVDISRRIQKVDPVLPSTLNDTVKDFILKMLHKDPKKRLGGNNKNAAEIKKHAFFKGIDWDELKSKRRKAPFKPNLDSEDDTQNFSEEFTKQPVIDSPAPVPVNTHRLFRGYSYVAPQHLKSRKVPQNVYDVEYCKEPVMNPKNSPPTLQLGSVLSNGSFGSCYTLTDTEKHCNHVAKVVPEKLYRPAEVDALRSCNHRNICKYIDTYRNGSSIWIVMEHVAGGELQQLVHASGGLSESQCCDIFLQICDAVQYLHSKNFIHGDIKPENILFTDTQMKRIKLVDFGSASYNSKADTWQDVPRYTLDYAPPESLADPQCTTYSKAYDVWCLGATLYAMYMGHPPFRRSQNEQIHERVVRQRIIDVEMQTKSPRWKNAKPALRQLIVDFCLQRESVKRASVEGLLGHQFLFAKFDELQKVLCRLNRQRSEEVENSADENDDAEEVVATERDEVVAVAELTEECAVVTTVDELVGYNMSVEGADANMVYEDIESVSAERNEVVEEEEEEVGEIEEQQPAVLEADELDNYKEWQKQQAQQQANSSHESDTQSIHNRLESEGDTTSGLGRSKSSDHTLIERQTLSVNSLNGLEASGEPIECGELIELECVTSEKTVSADELNDSMLEDEVEVNEFAGFDEDEIIERKINYIDILLAQIEQNKTATVDIDENQSIENVAEPMKTEPVVEKTNGDISAIKKSAGIKAKKAFSELKMNYLANETNKTNNNQMAKPLETNEQTQDLRRNKTIKQRNVKQLRTRKQLADKKSKTGARSKKATVDTLKQESELELVSNTDVEEEKIRTEKDSMSSKSELTLAVESKTIRPRRNRRSVRIPTYDDENNWLGVSTQMRAKYAQRFKARYRFFTLLLFSTQNALRYFKIERRYYEYQTPEGGSETQQQEQDTAITNTIHTYDIKRGNNEGEQSDRRANISVDTKEMLPKQQNSEIITPISNATFKAMTNAEKQARHKHSQSRNQNANHGSNIKEVVPSTAVHLVPVGTLRTLRQRHVYK